From Bacillota bacterium, the proteins below share one genomic window:
- a CDS encoding pitrilysin family protein, translating to MIKIEELPNGVTILTEEIPHVRSIAIGIWIDAGSRYEEPEQNGITHFIEHALFKGTTTRSAKKITEELDDVGGQLNAFTGKEVTCFYAKVLDEHFDLAVDVLTDMLFNSCFNPEDLEREKNVIVEEIKMYEDTPDELVHDVFSGTLWQGHPLGRPVIGTEEVVRGLSREKLLGYYGRHYLHGRMVVSVAGNIGHEKAVAVLKPAFSKAGGNSGMRQLTRPEPKAEICQCNRDTKQVHICIGTPGVALGDDLVYVFQVLSTILGGGMSSRLFQRIREERGLVYSVYSYHASYYDTGLFCIYAGLAAPNVAEALGMIAKEVVSFRNHEITGEELLRAKNQLKGSFLLSLESVTTRMTRMGKSQLYLGKVVSPEDIEARIEAVSLDDVHGLASKVFKPDNFTFASIGPWEDADVWNNALSRLC from the coding sequence ATGATAAAAATAGAAGAATTGCCAAACGGCGTGACGATTTTAACCGAAGAGATACCCCACGTTCGTTCAATAGCGATTGGTATTTGGATTGATGCCGGTTCACGGTATGAGGAGCCCGAACAAAACGGCATTACCCATTTTATCGAGCACGCCCTTTTCAAAGGGACAACCACCCGTTCGGCGAAAAAAATCACTGAAGAACTGGATGATGTCGGCGGTCAGCTTAACGCCTTCACCGGTAAAGAGGTTACCTGTTTTTACGCCAAGGTGCTGGATGAACACTTTGACCTTGCCGTCGACGTTTTAACCGACATGCTTTTCAACTCCTGTTTTAATCCTGAAGACCTGGAACGGGAAAAGAACGTTATCGTGGAAGAGATCAAGATGTACGAAGACACGCCCGACGAGTTGGTTCATGACGTTTTCAGCGGGACGTTGTGGCAGGGACACCCCCTGGGACGCCCGGTAATCGGGACCGAAGAAGTGGTACGCGGTCTTTCGCGTGAGAAGCTGCTTGGTTATTACGGGCGTCATTATCTCCACGGACGAATGGTGGTTTCGGTTGCCGGCAATATCGGTCATGAAAAGGCGGTAGCCGTTCTCAAGCCGGCTTTCAGTAAGGCGGGCGGAAACAGCGGGATGCGGCAACTCACACGGCCGGAGCCGAAAGCGGAAATCTGTCAGTGCAACCGCGACACGAAACAGGTACACATCTGTATCGGCACCCCGGGGGTTGCCCTCGGCGATGACCTGGTTTACGTCTTTCAGGTTCTCAGCACCATCCTCGGGGGGGGTATGAGTTCGCGGTTGTTCCAGCGGATAAGGGAAGAACGGGGACTGGTTTACTCGGTTTACTCTTACCACGCTTCGTATTATGACACGGGTTTGTTCTGCATTTACGCCGGCCTTGCCGCGCCGAACGTGGCCGAGGCGCTGGGGATGATCGCGAAGGAGGTTGTGTCGTTCCGCAATCACGAGATTACCGGCGAGGAACTGCTCCGGGCCAAAAATCAGCTGAAGGGGAGTTTTCTGCTCAGCCTGGAAAGCGTAACCACCCGGATGACCCGTATGGGGAAATCCCAGCTTTACCTGGGCAAGGTGGTTTCGCCCGAGGATATTGAAGCCCGGATCGAAGCGGTTTCCCTGGATGATGTTCACGGCCTCGCGAGCAAGGTTTTCAAGCCGGATAACTTCACATTCGCTTCCATCGGCCCCTGGGAGGACGCCGATGTATGGAATAACGCCCTGTCGAGGTTGTGCTGA
- the rpsO gene encoding 30S ribosomal protein S15, translated as MAIREEVKAVALTVEKKQSIIESYRVHENDTGSPEVQIAILTERINLLSEHLKAHKKDFHSRRGLLKLVGQRRALLNYLRDYDFERYQRLIERLGLRK; from the coding sequence ATGGCAATTAGGGAGGAGGTGAAGGCGGTGGCGCTGACGGTGGAGAAAAAACAATCGATCATAGAATCTTACAGAGTGCATGAGAATGATACCGGCTCTCCCGAAGTGCAGATTGCCATCCTGACCGAAAGAATCAACCTGTTGAGTGAGCATCTGAAAGCACATAAAAAGGATTTTCACTCACGGCGGGGTCTTTTAAAACTGGTCGGGCAGAGGCGGGCACTATTAAACTACTTGCGGGACTATGATTTCGAACGGTACCAGCGGTTGATCGAAAGACTAGGTCTGAGAAAATAG
- a CDS encoding bifunctional oligoribonuclease/PAP phosphatase NrnA, whose amino-acid sequence MNSLSDIAGVLKAAKRLVFTGHVMPDGDCIGSMLALGLVMEREDKEVVFVSPGPLPSIYRFLPGVERIKVSPSLPEMTGDGPGLVVIVDTSVPARLGDFLPVIEELQHSGYRTVLLDHHISALPYADVNYIDPDASAVGEIVFDLIKMLGHEIDKTIATCLYVTVATDTGGFRYETTTPQTHRKVADLIEAGIDVRAISLQIFEEKPLKSFKVLSTVLNTLELSPCGRIGWFTLNLATANHLEVEDEHIDGVVNYARQVRGVEIALLFREVEGGYVKVSFRSKNYVDVSKLAGEFGGGGHPRAAGALVKGNIDKIKKAVLDAGMMFLEQAGTGN is encoded by the coding sequence ATGAACAGCCTTAGCGACATAGCCGGTGTGCTTAAGGCGGCCAAGCGTCTTGTCTTCACCGGACACGTGATGCCGGACGGGGACTGCATAGGTTCGATGCTGGCCCTGGGTCTGGTGATGGAACGGGAAGACAAAGAAGTAGTCTTTGTTTCCCCGGGGCCGCTTCCGTCGATTTATCGCTTTTTACCCGGCGTGGAACGCATTAAGGTCAGCCCTTCGCTCCCGGAAATGACCGGGGACGGTCCCGGACTGGTGGTCATAGTCGACACTTCGGTTCCTGCAAGACTGGGCGATTTTCTTCCCGTTATCGAAGAATTGCAGCACTCGGGTTATCGGACGGTCCTTCTGGACCACCATATTTCCGCGCTTCCGTATGCGGATGTGAATTATATCGATCCGGACGCTTCGGCGGTGGGCGAGATTGTGTTCGACTTGATAAAAATGCTGGGACACGAAATCGACAAAACGATCGCGACGTGTCTGTATGTGACCGTCGCTACGGATACCGGGGGGTTCCGTTATGAGACAACCACTCCTCAAACCCACCGGAAAGTGGCGGACTTGATCGAAGCCGGAATCGATGTAAGGGCGATCAGCCTGCAGATTTTTGAGGAAAAGCCTTTAAAAAGCTTTAAAGTCTTGAGCACTGTTTTGAACACCCTGGAATTGAGTCCCTGCGGCCGGATCGGGTGGTTTACGCTCAATCTGGCTACGGCGAATCACCTGGAGGTTGAGGACGAGCATATCGACGGCGTTGTTAATTACGCCCGCCAGGTCAGGGGAGTCGAAATAGCGCTCTTGTTCCGCGAGGTTGAAGGGGGATATGTTAAGGTCAGTTTTCGCTCGAAGAACTATGTTGATGTGAGTAAGCTTGCCGGTGAATTCGGCGGCGGCGGTCACCCGCGGGCTGCCGGGGCACTGGTTAAGGGCAATATAGACAAGATAAAGAAAGCGGTCCTGGACGCCGGTATGATGTTTCTTGAGCAAGCCGGGACGGGGAATTAG
- a CDS encoding polyribonucleotide nucleotidyltransferase: MPQSNIITKEMVIGGRRFSLETGRVAKQASGAVIARYGDTMVLATATLAANAREGIDFFPLLVDYEERHYAVGKIPGGFLRREGRPGEKAVLSARIIDRSIRPLFPGKMRRDVHVVTTVLSVDQDCSPGITAMIGASAALALSEIPFDGPIGGVIVGMVDGEFVINPTVDQEDQNRLNVIVAGTREAIMMVECGAKEASEDTVVRAIELGHRTIREIVDFISAFREEAVNHGLAAAKIEFSFPEAAPEVVDEITGSIQSALGAVVGRCAGERLDKKTREQLLDDAKEELVAGFLEKYTEAEAGIRHVVERVEKDVVREFIRNEKIRIDGRGLKEIRTLSTEVGILPRTHGSGLFSRGQTQVMSVVTLGPVGDEQILDGLGLEETKRFMHHYNFPPFSTGEVRPMRSPGRREIGHGALVERALEAVIPPEDVFPYTIRIVSEVLESNGSSSMGSVCGSTLALMDAGVPVKEPVAGIAMGLIKDGDNVDILTDIQGFEDHLGDMDFKVAGTAQGITALQMDIKIPGVTSGILETALAQAREARLFILDQITGTIPEPRPELSPYAPRVLHTVIDPEKIRDVIGPGGKIIRKIIEITGAEIDVEDDGRVFVTAPTQDTGLQAMDIIKTLTAEVTTGQIYLGRVTRVTDFGCFVEIVPGVLGLPGKEGLVHISQLAPQRVEKVTDVVKEGEQISVKVIGYDNQGRIKLSKKEAMHPSEHHDNKRPDRRPHHRMRIGSNK; encoded by the coding sequence ATGCCACAAAGCAATATTATAACCAAAGAGATGGTGATCGGCGGGCGAAGGTTTAGTCTTGAAACCGGCCGCGTTGCCAAGCAGGCGTCCGGCGCCGTTATCGCGAGATACGGCGATACGATGGTCCTTGCCACGGCGACCCTGGCCGCCAACGCGCGGGAAGGGATAGACTTTTTCCCGCTGCTTGTCGATTACGAGGAACGACACTACGCTGTCGGTAAGATACCGGGTGGTTTCCTGCGGCGTGAGGGAAGGCCCGGCGAAAAAGCCGTCCTTTCGGCAAGAATCATCGACCGTTCCATCCGCCCGCTGTTTCCGGGAAAGATGCGCCGTGATGTACATGTGGTGACGACGGTCCTTTCCGTGGACCAGGATTGTTCCCCGGGAATCACGGCGATGATCGGCGCTTCGGCGGCGCTCGCGCTTTCCGAAATACCGTTTGACGGGCCGATCGGCGGCGTGATCGTGGGAATGGTCGACGGCGAGTTCGTCATCAACCCCACAGTGGACCAGGAAGACCAGAACCGGCTTAACGTGATAGTCGCCGGTACGCGTGAGGCCATTATGATGGTGGAGTGCGGCGCGAAAGAGGCGTCCGAAGACACCGTCGTTAGAGCGATAGAGCTGGGACATCGGACCATACGGGAGATTGTTGATTTCATCAGCGCTTTTCGCGAGGAAGCCGTGAATCACGGTCTTGCGGCCGCCAAGATCGAGTTTTCCTTCCCGGAGGCGGCTCCGGAAGTGGTGGACGAAATCACCGGGTCCATTCAATCGGCCCTCGGGGCGGTCGTGGGACGGTGTGCCGGTGAACGGTTGGATAAAAAGACCAGGGAGCAGCTCCTCGATGATGCCAAGGAAGAATTGGTCGCCGGGTTCCTTGAGAAGTATACGGAAGCCGAGGCGGGAATCCGGCATGTTGTGGAAAGGGTCGAGAAGGATGTCGTCCGTGAGTTTATCCGGAATGAAAAGATACGGATCGACGGGCGGGGCCTGAAAGAAATCAGAACGCTTTCAACGGAGGTCGGGATCCTTCCGAGAACCCACGGTTCCGGGCTCTTTTCGCGGGGGCAGACCCAGGTGATGTCGGTAGTGACGCTGGGTCCCGTCGGTGATGAGCAGATTCTGGACGGGCTCGGGCTCGAGGAAACGAAGCGCTTTATGCACCACTATAACTTTCCGCCGTTCAGCACGGGAGAGGTCCGTCCGATGCGTTCGCCCGGAAGGCGCGAGATAGGGCACGGCGCGCTGGTCGAACGGGCGCTGGAAGCCGTGATTCCGCCTGAAGACGTTTTTCCCTACACCATCAGGATAGTATCCGAGGTGCTGGAATCCAACGGCTCCAGTTCAATGGGCAGTGTTTGCGGCAGCACCCTGGCGCTGATGGATGCCGGAGTGCCGGTTAAAGAACCGGTGGCCGGGATCGCCATGGGTTTGATAAAAGATGGTGACAACGTGGACATTCTCACCGATATCCAGGGCTTTGAGGACCATCTGGGCGATATGGACTTCAAGGTAGCCGGTACGGCTCAGGGCATCACAGCCCTTCAGATGGATATAAAGATACCGGGCGTTACATCCGGGATTTTGGAGACCGCGCTGGCGCAGGCGCGTGAGGCACGGCTCTTCATTTTAGATCAGATAACGGGGACCATTCCGGAACCGCGTCCGGAGCTGTCACCTTATGCTCCGCGGGTCCTGCACACGGTCATTGATCCGGAGAAGATCCGGGACGTGATCGGCCCCGGAGGGAAAATAATCCGGAAAATCATCGAGATCACCGGAGCGGAAATTGATGTTGAAGACGACGGACGGGTTTTTGTAACGGCGCCGACCCAGGACACCGGGCTTCAAGCCATGGATATCATCAAAACGCTTACGGCGGAGGTTACCACGGGCCAGATTTATCTGGGGCGGGTCACGCGGGTTACCGATTTCGGCTGTTTTGTGGAGATAGTCCCGGGTGTTCTCGGACTGCCGGGCAAGGAGGGTCTGGTCCACATCTCGCAGCTTGCGCCGCAGCGGGTGGAGAAGGTGACTGACGTCGTAAAAGAAGGCGAACAGATTTCCGTTAAGGTAATCGGTTACGATAACCAGGGCAGGATCAAGCTGTCCAAGAAAGAGGCGATGCACCCGTCGGAACATCATGACAACAAGAGACCTGACAGACGGCCCCACCACCGGATGAGGATCGGCTCTAACAAATAA
- a CDS encoding polysaccharide deacetylase family protein, giving the protein MPCIIIRFKKIARYLLIVLLGIGIPSTIGYLITLQERAVSTTAPAPFYQGPGEKRRIALTVNVYWGEEYLPKMLQRLRENKVKATFFLGGQWVEKFPDLSRDIARDFEIGSHGYTHPHPDQLSLADNLTEITRSETAIRRATGRKPHLFAPPYGESGPAVLDAAYQADYRVILWSIDPVDWRNPPAAAISGKIISKAHNGAIVLLHPTAPTVEALPAIISELTGRGFEFSTVSELLAGS; this is encoded by the coding sequence GTGCCCTGTATTATCATCCGTTTTAAAAAGATCGCCCGTTATTTGTTAATTGTTTTGCTGGGGATAGGCATTCCTTCGACCATTGGTTATTTGATAACCCTTCAGGAAAGAGCGGTATCGACAACGGCGCCGGCGCCGTTTTACCAGGGCCCCGGCGAAAAACGCCGCATTGCGCTTACCGTAAACGTTTACTGGGGAGAGGAATACCTGCCGAAGATGCTGCAGCGCCTCCGGGAGAATAAGGTCAAGGCCACCTTTTTCCTGGGGGGACAGTGGGTTGAAAAGTTTCCCGACCTTTCCAGGGACATAGCGAGGGATTTTGAGATCGGCAGCCACGGATACACCCACCCCCACCCGGACCAGCTGTCCCTGGCCGATAATCTCACCGAAATCACGCGATCGGAAACGGCTATCCGGCGAGCTACCGGAAGGAAGCCGCACCTTTTCGCGCCGCCTTACGGCGAGTCCGGTCCTGCGGTTCTCGATGCCGCCTATCAGGCTGACTACCGGGTGATTCTCTGGAGCATCGATCCGGTGGACTGGCGGAATCCCCCGGCGGCAGCGATCAGCGGCAAGATAATAAGCAAGGCGCACAACGGCGCTATTGTCCTGCTGCACCCCACAGCACCCACCGTCGAGGCGCTGCCGGCCATTATCAGCGAACTCACCGGACGCGGCTTCGAGTTTTCAACCGTATCCGAACTTCTGGCGGGATCCTGA
- a CDS encoding bifunctional riboflavin kinase/FAD synthetase translates to MDILTEYHGLARVYKNICVGLGNFDGVHLGHQRLINRLVSHARRNAGTAVVFTFEPHPAMVLNPAAAPPLLLAPEYKQRLISGLGVDVLLAVRFTKEFAQLTPEAFIRDVLRAELGARAVFVGYNYTFGHRGAGTPETLRTFAEENDYKLEVIPPVMLEGKPVSSTLIRNLLNEGKVEEARRYLGYYPVYKGKVVTGESRGSKMGFPTANLEVEERILVPANGVYAVKLLIDGERFLGVANIGVCPTFTGGAVRKRRIEVFVFDFHGDLYEKDLEVLFTRRLREERRFGSAAELVEQIRLDVAAARALAE, encoded by the coding sequence TTGGATATCCTAACCGAATATCATGGTCTTGCGCGAGTATATAAGAACATTTGCGTCGGACTTGGAAATTTCGACGGAGTACATCTTGGCCACCAGCGGCTGATCAACCGGCTGGTTTCACACGCCCGCCGTAATGCGGGAACAGCCGTGGTCTTTACATTTGAACCCCATCCCGCCATGGTTTTAAACCCGGCAGCCGCACCCCCGCTCTTGCTGGCGCCGGAATATAAACAGCGTTTGATCAGCGGCCTGGGCGTCGATGTTTTATTAGCCGTTCGTTTTACGAAGGAGTTTGCGCAACTTACACCGGAAGCGTTTATCCGGGATGTCCTTCGTGCCGAGCTGGGAGCCAGGGCTGTTTTCGTGGGCTACAACTACACCTTTGGGCACCGGGGAGCGGGGACGCCGGAGACCTTGCGCACCTTCGCCGAGGAAAACGATTACAAACTTGAGGTTATTCCTCCGGTGATGCTGGAAGGAAAGCCGGTATCCTCAACGCTTATTAGGAATTTGTTGAACGAAGGAAAAGTGGAAGAAGCGCGCCGCTATTTAGGGTATTACCCGGTGTATAAAGGGAAGGTGGTTACCGGAGAGAGCCGTGGTTCCAAAATGGGCTTCCCGACCGCCAACCTGGAGGTCGAAGAGAGGATACTTGTACCGGCTAACGGTGTCTATGCGGTGAAGCTGCTGATTGACGGGGAAAGGTTCCTTGGTGTCGCCAACATCGGCGTGTGCCCGACCTTCACAGGCGGCGCTGTGCGGAAAAGGCGGATAGAGGTCTTTGTTTTTGATTTTCACGGTGATCTTTACGAGAAAGACCTCGAGGTCTTGTTCACCAGGCGGCTCCGGGAGGAACGGCGTTTTGGGTCGGCCGCGGAGCTTGTGGAACAGATCAGGCTTGACGTTGCCGCCGCCAGGGCGCTTGCTGAATGA
- the dut gene encoding dUTP diphosphatase, producing MFETGIVEVFIQKLPGAEDLPLPAYATQDASGADLHAAVDKDVTLPPGERCIISTGIMIALPKGYEAQVRPRSGLALKHGVTLLNTPGTIDADYRGEIRVIMINLGKEPFVVRRGDRIAQLVVQRTLKISWSQARALDATYRGEGGFGHTG from the coding sequence ATGTTTGAAACCGGGATAGTGGAGGTCTTTATTCAGAAGCTTCCCGGCGCGGAAGACCTTCCACTGCCGGCGTATGCCACTCAAGATGCGTCGGGGGCCGACCTGCACGCCGCTGTTGACAAGGATGTGACGCTCCCGCCCGGCGAACGCTGCATAATTTCCACCGGCATTATGATCGCGCTGCCGAAGGGGTATGAAGCGCAGGTAAGACCCCGCAGCGGACTGGCGCTCAAGCACGGCGTCACGCTCCTCAATACCCCGGGCACGATAGATGCCGACTACCGCGGTGAGATCAGGGTAATCATGATAAATCTCGGGAAGGAACCCTTCGTGGTCAGGCGCGGCGACCGTATTGCGCAGCTTGTTGTCCAGCGAACGTTGAAGATAAGCTGGTCGCAGGCACGCGCCCTGGATGCCACTTACCGGGGTGAGGGCGGCTTCGGACACACCGGTTGA
- the rbfA gene encoding 30S ribosome-binding factor RbfA: protein MTHRVARLAEAIKEEMAEIIRTELKDPRLGFATVTRVEVSNDFRYAKVLVSVYGSPEDGEATLSVLERAMGFIRSLLGRRLRLRYAPEISFKLDPSMGFGASVTRILNELKKEGTQDEQP from the coding sequence ATGACTCATCGCGTGGCGCGGTTGGCCGAGGCAATAAAAGAAGAGATGGCGGAAATCATAAGGACCGAGTTAAAGGACCCGCGGCTTGGGTTCGCCACCGTGACCCGGGTGGAGGTGTCCAACGACTTCCGGTACGCCAAGGTCCTTGTCAGCGTTTACGGGTCTCCCGAAGACGGGGAGGCTACGCTGTCCGTTCTGGAAAGGGCGATGGGTTTTATCCGCAGCCTCCTGGGGCGCCGTCTCCGGCTCCGCTACGCCCCGGAAATTAGTTTTAAGCTTGACCCGTCGATGGGTTTCGGAGCCAGTGTTACACGTATACTTAATGAATTAAAAAAAGAAGGAACGCAGGATGAACAGCCTTAG
- a CDS encoding N-acetylmuramoyl-L-alanine amidase, whose translation MPALKKSTVLFAVLVILTVMAGIIAWRVRFFETAGLFPTAVAGRTIVVDPGHGGVDPGAHYRGEILEKELVLSIAEEVRRYLTSAGAEVIMTRTSDRDLAPPDITSLAARKRRDLKARVSLANRAKADLYLSIHINSSRDPNKTGVYVFYSPKPGSKQLAERIEQEAWRYLGKQRSPLPGTFYILRETEMPAVLVEAGFISNPQEKRLLCDKRYQEKVAWVVFRGVVSYFEQPYPGVFKGNDIQQKL comes from the coding sequence ATGCCGGCGCTGAAAAAAAGCACCGTTCTGTTTGCTGTTTTAGTCATACTAACGGTTATGGCGGGAATCATCGCCTGGCGCGTGAGGTTTTTTGAAACCGCCGGCCTGTTCCCCACTGCCGTCGCCGGGCGTACTATAGTCGTGGACCCCGGGCATGGCGGGGTCGACCCGGGGGCTCACTACCGCGGCGAGATCCTTGAAAAGGAGCTTGTTTTAAGCATCGCCGAGGAAGTCCGGCGTTATTTGACAAGCGCCGGCGCAGAGGTGATTATGACCAGGACGAGCGACCGGGACCTTGCCCCTCCGGACATCACTTCACTTGCGGCGCGAAAACGCCGGGATCTGAAGGCCCGGGTGAGTCTGGCGAACCGGGCGAAGGCGGACCTTTATTTGAGTATTCACATCAACAGTTCGCGCGACCCTAATAAAACCGGGGTTTATGTTTTTTACTCGCCGAAACCGGGAAGCAAGCAATTGGCGGAGCGTATTGAACAAGAAGCGTGGCGTTACTTGGGCAAGCAGCGGTCGCCGCTTCCCGGCACGTTCTACATACTCCGGGAAACGGAGATGCCGGCCGTTCTGGTCGAAGCAGGTTTCATCTCCAATCCTCAGGAGAAAAGGCTGTTGTGCGATAAGAGGTATCAGGAAAAAGTGGCCTGGGTTGTTTTCCGCGGTGTAGTGAGTTATTTTGAGCAGCCTTATCCCGGAGTCTTCAAGGGAAATGATATTCAACAAAAGTTATAA
- a CDS encoding YlmC/YmxH family sporulation protein translates to MRLGELVGKEIVNLYDGARLGVVGESDMVIDGESGLVQSIILPRRMNVLTMWMDRQHLVIPWDSIKKVGTEVIVIELDHTSPSVRL, encoded by the coding sequence ATGCGGTTGGGTGAGCTGGTAGGGAAGGAAATAGTCAATCTTTATGACGGGGCGCGCCTCGGCGTGGTCGGAGAGTCGGATATGGTCATTGACGGGGAATCCGGCCTGGTTCAAAGCATTATTCTACCACGCCGGATGAATGTCTTAACCATGTGGATGGACCGGCAGCACCTGGTGATACCGTGGGATTCGATTAAAAAGGTCGGGACTGAGGTAATCGTAATAGAACTCGACCACACCAGTCCGTCCGTCCGGCTCTAG
- the truB gene encoding tRNA pseudouridine(55) synthase TruB produces MEGVLNVLKPPGMTSHDVVNRVRRLTGVKRVGHTGTLDPTAAGVLVILLGRATRAAQFMADHDKEYRAEAVFGVETDTQDAAGKVVAVGDASGLSAEDVLRVLPCFRGAIEQAPPMVSAVHHRGKRLYELARAGETVEVPPRRVEVYTLDLIKGDWGSKRPRALFHVSCSKGTYVRTIITAVGRALGCRAYLSFLLRTRVGGITIGTAQTLEELESANAAAGLSGVIIPVNEALGRIPAVTIKSSAVKAVQSGSRLYPAGMEGETERFAAGTAVRLVYEEELVAVARVECLDDGRTAYKPVWVYSVSAE; encoded by the coding sequence TTGGAAGGCGTCCTTAACGTCCTCAAGCCGCCGGGGATGACCTCGCATGATGTCGTCAACCGGGTGCGGAGACTTACCGGCGTTAAGAGGGTGGGACATACCGGTACGCTCGACCCGACGGCCGCCGGGGTTCTGGTAATCTTGCTCGGCAGGGCGACCCGGGCGGCGCAGTTTATGGCCGACCATGACAAGGAATACCGGGCCGAGGCTGTATTCGGCGTTGAAACCGATACCCAGGACGCCGCCGGGAAGGTGGTGGCGGTGGGAGATGCCTCCGGTTTAAGCGCGGAAGATGTACTGCGGGTTTTACCCTGTTTTCGGGGCGCCATCGAACAGGCGCCACCGATGGTCTCGGCGGTTCACCACCGGGGGAAGAGACTGTACGAACTGGCGAGAGCCGGGGAAACGGTGGAGGTTCCCCCGCGCAGGGTTGAGGTTTATACCCTGGATCTGATAAAGGGTGATTGGGGGAGCAAACGTCCCAGGGCTCTTTTCCATGTATCCTGCTCTAAGGGAACCTACGTGCGGACGATTATCACCGCTGTCGGACGAGCGCTGGGTTGCAGGGCGTACCTGAGTTTCCTGCTGCGGACCCGTGTCGGGGGGATTACTATAGGGACGGCGCAGACCCTCGAAGAACTCGAGTCGGCAAATGCAGCCGCGGGATTGAGCGGTGTGATAATTCCGGTTAATGAAGCCCTCGGGCGAATCCCTGCGGTAACAATTAAGTCTTCGGCCGTTAAAGCGGTACAGAGCGGCAGCCGCCTGTATCCCGCCGGGATGGAGGGCGAAACGGAACGGTTCGCGGCCGGTACGGCGGTCCGCCTGGTTTATGAAGAAGAGCTTGTGGCTGTCGCCCGGGTGGAATGTTTGGATGATGGGCGGACAGCGTATAAGCCTGTTTGGGTGTATTCGGTGTCGGCAGAGTAA
- the cas6 gene encoding CRISPR system precrRNA processing endoribonuclease RAMP protein Cas6, with translation MLDIPCPQRLVLIRYDIQLSAGPQGLSLPPYKGSTFRGGFAGTFQRLVCSTGSRKCRTCPVKAECPYALVFESEPPEGSEALRNYQSIPRPFILEPPLEDKTEYVPGELLVFRLSLFGRAANLLPYFVVTLDEFARRGIGKGRRPFDLDRITAVNPLTGEKAVIYEGTDRIVRPRDLSVTARDVWLYAAGETAGGDIGAARIRFVTPAHIKFEAHPVRVPEFHTLIRNLLRRISSMCYFHHGFAYEADFPAVIAAAEAVYITEDHTRWFDWERYSSRQAQKVPLGGIIGDASYKGPLSAFWPLLRLGELLHVGKGTVFGQGKIAVERF, from the coding sequence TTGCTCGATATTCCATGCCCGCAAAGACTCGTCCTTATTCGTTACGACATTCAACTGAGCGCAGGGCCGCAGGGCCTTTCCCTGCCGCCTTATAAAGGCTCGACCTTTCGCGGCGGTTTCGCCGGGACGTTTCAGCGTCTGGTGTGCAGCACCGGGTCGAGGAAGTGCCGGACCTGTCCGGTTAAGGCGGAATGCCCGTACGCCCTGGTGTTCGAAAGCGAGCCGCCCGAAGGATCGGAAGCCCTGCGTAACTATCAAAGTATCCCCCGACCCTTCATTCTGGAGCCCCCTCTTGAAGACAAAACCGAGTACGTTCCCGGCGAACTCCTGGTTTTCCGGCTGTCTCTTTTCGGCCGTGCAGCAAACCTGCTGCCGTATTTCGTCGTCACCCTTGACGAATTCGCCCGGCGCGGTATCGGGAAGGGACGCCGCCCTTTCGACCTGGACCGGATCACAGCGGTTAATCCGCTTACCGGGGAAAAAGCGGTGATCTATGAGGGAACCGACAGGATAGTGCGCCCGCGCGATTTAAGCGTGACGGCGCGGGACGTATGGCTGTACGCCGCCGGGGAGACAGCCGGCGGCGATATCGGCGCCGCCCGTATCAGGTTTGTTACCCCGGCGCACATCAAATTCGAAGCCCATCCCGTTCGCGTACCCGAGTTCCACACGCTTATCCGCAACCTGCTCCGCCGTATATCCTCAATGTGCTACTTCCATCATGGTTTTGCTTATGAAGCGGACTTTCCGGCCGTAATCGCCGCCGCCGAGGCGGTTTACATCACGGAGGACCATACACGCTGGTTCGATTGGGAGCGCTACTCCTCCCGCCAGGCTCAGAAAGTACCCCTCGGCGGCATTATCGGCGACGCGTCTTATAAGGGGCCGCTTTCGGCCTTCTGGCCGCTGCTGCGCCTCGGTGAACTGCTGCACGTCGGCAAGGGGACCGTTTTCGGCCAGGGAAAGATAGCGGTCGAGAGGTTTTGA